Proteins encoded together in one Xiphophorus maculatus strain JP 163 A chromosome 13, X_maculatus-5.0-male, whole genome shotgun sequence window:
- the naxe gene encoding NAD(P)H-hydrate epimerase, with product MLNVRALLGIGFLVTSRPCAASLAQAGSCSVSAAADRHRSHCLSGRAASTMAHAVRHLGQEEAQKIDEELFSEYGFSVDQLMELAGLSCATAVTRAYPLSSLVKARPSLLVICGPGNNGGDGLVCARHLKLFGYEPTVLYPKRPSKPLFQGLTTQCEKMEIPFLTDMPEAEVIDEAYNLVIDAIFGFSFKGAVREPFGSILDVLKKTTVPVASIDIPSGWDVEQGSADGLQPDMLISLTAPKKSASLFRGRYHFLGGRFVPPALEKKYQLRLPPYPGTDCVLQL from the exons ATGCTGAACGTCCGCGCTCTGCTGGGGATCGGCTTCCTGGTGACCTCGCGACCTTGTGCGGCCTCTCTGGCTCAGGCGGGGTCATGCTCTGTGTCCGCTGCAGCTGACCGCCACAGGAGCCACTGTTTGTCGGGCAGAGCGGCGTCTACGATGGCCCACGCCGTCAGACATCTCGG GCAGGAGGAGGCCCAGAAGATCGACGAGGAACTCTTCAGCGAGTACGGCTTCAGCGTGGATCAGCTGATGGAGCTGGCCGGACTCAGCTGCGCCACGGCCGTCACACGG GCGTACCCGCTGTCCTCTCTGGTCAAAGCCAGACCGTCTCTGCTGGTGATCTGTGGACCAGGAAACAACGGCGGCGACGGGCTGGTCTGCGCCCGACACCTCAAGCTGTTT GGTTACGAGCCCACCGTCCTGTACCCGAAGCGGCCCAGCAAGCCGCTGTTCCAGGGTCTGACCACGCAGTGCGAGAAGATGGAGATCCCCTTCCTGACGGACATGCCTGAG GCGGAAGTGATCGATGAGGCGTACAACCTGGTGATCGACGCCATCTTTGGCTTCAGCTTTAAGGGCGCCGTGCGGGAACCGTTCGGTTCCATCCTGGACGTTCTGAAGAAGACCACGGTTCCTGTCGCCAGCATCGACATCCCATCAG GTTGGGATGTGGAGCAGGGCAGCGCCGACGGCCTGCAGCCCGACATGCTCATCTCTCTGACCGCGCCGAAGAAATCCGCCTCCCTGTTCCGAGGCCGGTACCACTTCCTGGGCGGACGCTTCGTCCCGCCCGCCTTGGAGAAGAAGTACCAGCTCCGCCTGCCTCCGTATCCCGGCACAGACTGCGTCTTACAGCTATGA
- the LOC102216442 gene encoding sodium channel subunit beta-1-like, with amino-acid sequence MMAAVAPLLLIALLCGLLAPRCDGACAEVDSDTEAVAGRGFKLGCISCKRRSEVEGSATVEWYFRPDGESDFVHIYSYNENGPTIEHNFFEDRIDWNGSKRSNDIQDASIYVLNVTFNDSGTYRCFFYRTLTYENYEYFDTVDKVVHLTVVAKATRGTASIVSEVMMYVSIIGLQVWLLIEMIYCYRKIAAAGEEALREAANAEYLAIASESKDNCAGVQVGE; translated from the exons ATGATGGCGGCCGTGGCCCCCCTGCTGCTCATCGCGCTGCTCTGCGGCCTGCTTG CGCCGCGGTGCGACGGCGCCTGTGCAGAGGTGGACTCCGACACCGAGGCCGTGGCGGGGCGAGGCTTCAAGCTCGGCTGCATCTCCTGCAAGAGGCGCAGCGAGGTGGAGGGCTCCGCCACCGTGGAGTGGTACTTCCGGCCCGATGGGGAGTCCGACTTCGTCCAT ATCTACAGCTACAATGAGAACGGACCCACCATCGAACACAACTTCTTCGAGGATCGCATCGACTGGAACGGCAGCAAGAGGAGCAACGACATCCAGGACGCCTCCATCTACGTTCTGAACGTGACCTTCAACGACTCGGGAACCTACCGCTGCTTCTTCTACCGCACCCTCACCTACGAAAACTACGAGTACTTCGACACCGTGGACAAGGTGGTGCACCTGACCGTGGTGGCCAAAG CCACCAGAGGCACGGCGTCCATCGTGTCAGAGGTCATGATGTACGTGTCCATCATCGGGCTGCAGGTCTGGCTCCTCATAGAGATGATCTACTGCTACAGAAAGATCGCTGCGGCCGGGGAGGAAGCGCTTCGAGAGGCGGC GAATGCTGAATATTTAGCGATAGCTTCGGAGAGCAAAGACAACTGTGCAGGTGTGCAGGTCGGAGAATAG
- the LOC102220037 gene encoding zinc finger and BTB domain-containing protein 22-like: protein MDPTCCDSVAPPSLTVQVCFPGVRAAVLDNLNRQREEGRLCDLSIQVQGQVFRAHRCVLAASSPYFHDQVLLKNVTTVSLPSVLDPVAFQSVLSSAYTGQLSIIHDDIVNYVTVASFLQMWHIVDKCTEILKRPRPSTEPCAAAGSAAGSASRQQSPSSTECLYAEREGRRRDRKPDALPPLATWRRPQQEARWTRPRPSSEQNPADSQLDGLPSYPQREPPGCQEEWITSPAKPGPLGHDGPGHSGRYLGVVPAAEAPKQKVRFQQRGEETQERRRNATRGTEADEGVGEEEEETKGGFTQIDLRVPGDAEDGGRSAGRQTMDLMKDRLQRDDPSSQVPDVPASGPGALGPPCGSWPDEEEEDDGDVDLECFGSFDEIEDGTGHVSQRPLLSPDFNMADGNWPSSSAAFPPQPPSPPTPSSSSSASGAGGYAGKVHLCHCGKAYTLKSMRDRHVKMQHLNLRPFGCPVCTKSFKMKHHLTKHLKTHGGLRPYECSLCGKKVVWRDSFLRHQARCQRLASAGGGVATATAAELEDRYGLGFDDGEVFVAAGQVKVEDDGMGGLLGDVPGILGAPPQDLGSVGHVFKEEAAERFSES from the exons ATGGACCCGACTTGCTGCGACTCCGTGGCTCCGCCCTCTTTGACCGTCCAGGTGTGTTTTCCCGGCGTCCGTGCCGCCGTTCTGGACAACCTGAACCGGCAGCGTGAGGAAGGCCGGCTGTGCGACCTTTCCATCCAGGTTCAAGGTCAGGTGTTCAGGGCCCATCGCTGCGTCCTCGCTGCATCCTCGCCTTACTTCCACGACCAG GTGTTACTGAAGAACGTAACGACTGTGTCGCTTCCCTCCGTTTTGGACCCGGTCGCCTTCCAGAGTGTCCTGAGTTCTGCCTACACCGGCCAGCTGAGCATCATCCACGACGACATCGTCAACTACGTCACCGTGGCCAGCTTCCTCCAAATGTGGCACATCGTTGACAAATGCACCGAGATCCTGAAGCGGCCGCGTCCGTCCACGGAGCCCTGCGCCGCGGCCGGGTCGGCGGCCGGGTCGGCGTCCCGCCAGCAGTCGCCCAGCAGCACCGAGTGCCTGTACGCCGAGCGAGAAGGCCGCCGCAGGGACAGGAAGCCGGATGCGCTGCCGCCACTGGCGACATGGCGGCGGCCGCAGCAGGAGGCGAGGTGGACCCGGCCGCGGCCGTCCTCCGAGCAGAACCCGGCCGACTCCCAGCTGGACGGACTCCCAAGTTACCCGCAGAGAGAGCCGCCCGGCTGCCAGGAGGAATGGATCACGAGCCCGGCCAAACCGGGCCCGTTGGGCCACGACGGACCGGGCCACAGCGGCCGGTACCTGGGCGTGGTTCCGGCCGCCGAGGCACCAAAGCAGAAGGTCCGGTTCCAGCAGCGCGGAGAGGAGACccaggagaggaggaggaacgcCACGAGAGGAACGGAGGCTGATGAAGGAGtcggggaggaagaggaggagacgaAGGGCGGCTTCACACAGATCG ATCTTCGGGTTCCAGGCGACGCTGAGGATGGTGGGCGTTCTGCTGGGAGGCAGACTATGGATCTGATGAAGGACAGACTCCAGAGAGACGACCCGTCCTCTCAGGTCCCCGACGTCCCCGCTAGTGGACCGGGCGCTCTGGGTCCGCCGTGCGGCTCCTGGCCtgacgaagaggaggaagatgacgGAGACGTAGACTTGGAGTGCTTCGGCTCGTTCGATGAGATCGAGGACGGGACGGGACACGTCTCCCAGCGTCCTCTGCTGTCCCCAGACTTCAACATGGCGGATGGGAACTGGCCGTCGTCCTCCGCCGCGTTTCCTCCCCAGCCTCCCTCCCCGCCGACGCCGTCCTCCTCGTCCTCGGCATCCGGCGCCGGCGGCTACGCGGGGAAGGTCCATCTGTGCCACTGCGGGAAGGCGTACACACTGAAGAGCATGCGGGACCGCCACGTGAAGATGCAGCACCTCAACCTGCGGCCGTTCGGCTGCCCCGTCTGCACCAAGTCCTTCAAGATGAAGCACCACCTGACCAAGCACCTGAAGACCCACGGCGGCCTGCGGCCCTACGAGTGCAGCCTGTGTGGGAAGAAGGTAGTGTGGAGAGACAGCTTCCTGCGCCACCAGGCGCGGTGCCAGAGGCTGGCCTCTGCGGGCGGCGGTGTCGCTACGGCGACGGCGGCGGAGCTGGAAGACAGATACGGGTTGGGGTTTGATGACGGGGAAGTGTTCGTGGCGGCGGGACAGGTGAAGGTGGAGGACGATGGGATGGGCGGACTGCTGGGCGACGTTCCCGGGATCCTGGGAGCGCCGCCTCAGGATCTGGGCTCTGTTGGTCATGTCTTCAAGGAGGAAGCAGCCGAGCGATTCAGCGAGAGCTAA
- the LOC102237303 gene encoding myelin basic protein-like isoform X2, with amino-acid sequence MAGPVWRAAATDTECLDRSQNQNQARCLRPHRPHPPRGAPGPSDGPPRPRQSDRTHPEGEAELGVGSVGSGSEPEPSAADIMATASTSGQSSFGLGKKKKSPGLMDQLSKLFGGEKKKRSKGSFRGHLAASPQQPSARRRTNENAVVHFFRSLVSSPPPKSTASASRTESTKSPVRRRRDQSTLSRLFNLGETKSRPPPKRWSTIF; translated from the exons ATGGCCGGACCCGTGTGGAGGGCGGCAGCGACTGACACAGAATGTCTGGACCggagccagaaccagaaccaggccagATGTCTCCGCCCTCACCGACCTCACCCACCCCGCGGCGCTCCGGGGCCGAGCGACGGCCCGCCCCGACCGCGTCAGTCGGACCGAACACACCCCGAGGGAGAGGCAGAGCTGGGTGTTGGCAGCGTGGGcagcggatcagaaccagaaccctcCGCGGCAGATATAATGGCTACAGCGAGCACCTCGGGGCAGAGCAGCTTCGGGcttggaaagaagaagaagagtccCGGTCTGATGGATCAGCTAAGCAAATTGTTtggaggagagaagaagaagaggagcaaG GGGTCGTTCAGGGGTCACCTGGCCGCCTCGCCCCAGCAGCCCTCGGCCCGCCGTCGGACCAATGAAAACGccgtggtgcatttcttcaggaGCCTT GTTTCCTCCCCTCCTCCTAAATCCACG GCCTCCGCGTCGCGAACCGAGAGCACGAAGTCGCCGGTCAGGAGACGCAGAGACCAAAGCACGCTGTCCAGGCTCTTCAACCTG GGAGAAACCAAGTCCCGTCCACCCCCAAAACGCTGGAGCACCATCTTCTAA
- the LOC102237303 gene encoding myelin basic protein-like isoform X1, with protein MAGPVWRAAATDTECLDRSQNQNQARCLRPHRPHPPRGAPGPSDGPPRPRQSDRTHPEGEAELGVGSVGSGSEPEPSAADIMATASTSGQSSFGLGKKKKSPGLMDQLSKLFGGEKKKRSKGSFRGHLAASPQQPSARRRTNENAVVHFFRSLVSSPPPKSTWREVLGLASASRTESTKSPVRRRRDQSTLSRLFNLGETKSRPPPKRWSTIF; from the exons ATGGCCGGACCCGTGTGGAGGGCGGCAGCGACTGACACAGAATGTCTGGACCggagccagaaccagaaccaggccagATGTCTCCGCCCTCACCGACCTCACCCACCCCGCGGCGCTCCGGGGCCGAGCGACGGCCCGCCCCGACCGCGTCAGTCGGACCGAACACACCCCGAGGGAGAGGCAGAGCTGGGTGTTGGCAGCGTGGGcagcggatcagaaccagaaccctcCGCGGCAGATATAATGGCTACAGCGAGCACCTCGGGGCAGAGCAGCTTCGGGcttggaaagaagaagaagagtccCGGTCTGATGGATCAGCTAAGCAAATTGTTtggaggagagaagaagaagaggagcaaG GGGTCGTTCAGGGGTCACCTGGCCGCCTCGCCCCAGCAGCCCTCGGCCCGCCGTCGGACCAATGAAAACGccgtggtgcatttcttcaggaGCCTT GTTTCCTCCCCTCCTCCTAAATCCACG TGGAGAGAAGTCTTGGGTTTG GCCTCCGCGTCGCGAACCGAGAGCACGAAGTCGCCGGTCAGGAGACGCAGAGACCAAAGCACGCTGTCCAGGCTCTTCAACCTG GGAGAAACCAAGTCCCGTCCACCCCCAAAACGCTGGAGCACCATCTTCTAA
- the LOC102237303 gene encoding myelin basic protein-like isoform X4 produces the protein MAGPVWRAAATDTECLDRSQNQNQARCLRPHRPHPPRGAPGPSDGPPRPRQSDRTHPEGEAELGVGSVGSGSEPEPSAADIMATASTSGQSSFGLGKKKKSPGLMDQLSKLFGGEKKKRSKGSFRGHLAASPQQPSARRRTNENAVVHFFRSLASASRTESTKSPVRRRRDQSTLSRLFNLGETKSRPPPKRWSTIF, from the exons ATGGCCGGACCCGTGTGGAGGGCGGCAGCGACTGACACAGAATGTCTGGACCggagccagaaccagaaccaggccagATGTCTCCGCCCTCACCGACCTCACCCACCCCGCGGCGCTCCGGGGCCGAGCGACGGCCCGCCCCGACCGCGTCAGTCGGACCGAACACACCCCGAGGGAGAGGCAGAGCTGGGTGTTGGCAGCGTGGGcagcggatcagaaccagaaccctcCGCGGCAGATATAATGGCTACAGCGAGCACCTCGGGGCAGAGCAGCTTCGGGcttggaaagaagaagaagagtccCGGTCTGATGGATCAGCTAAGCAAATTGTTtggaggagagaagaagaagaggagcaaG GGGTCGTTCAGGGGTCACCTGGCCGCCTCGCCCCAGCAGCCCTCGGCCCGCCGTCGGACCAATGAAAACGccgtggtgcatttcttcaggaGCCTT GCCTCCGCGTCGCGAACCGAGAGCACGAAGTCGCCGGTCAGGAGACGCAGAGACCAAAGCACGCTGTCCAGGCTCTTCAACCTG GGAGAAACCAAGTCCCGTCCACCCCCAAAACGCTGGAGCACCATCTTCTAA
- the LOC102237303 gene encoding myelin basic protein-like isoform X5: MAGPVWRAAATDTECLDRSQNQNQARCLRPHRPHPPRGAPGPSDGPPRPRQSDRTHPEGEAELGVGSVGSGSEPEPSAADIMATASTSGQSSFGLGKKKKSPGLMDQLSKLFGGEKKKRSKGSFRGHLAASPQQPSARRRTNENAVVHFFRSLVSSPPPKSTASASRTESTKSPVRRRRDQSTLSRLFNL; the protein is encoded by the exons ATGGCCGGACCCGTGTGGAGGGCGGCAGCGACTGACACAGAATGTCTGGACCggagccagaaccagaaccaggccagATGTCTCCGCCCTCACCGACCTCACCCACCCCGCGGCGCTCCGGGGCCGAGCGACGGCCCGCCCCGACCGCGTCAGTCGGACCGAACACACCCCGAGGGAGAGGCAGAGCTGGGTGTTGGCAGCGTGGGcagcggatcagaaccagaaccctcCGCGGCAGATATAATGGCTACAGCGAGCACCTCGGGGCAGAGCAGCTTCGGGcttggaaagaagaagaagagtccCGGTCTGATGGATCAGCTAAGCAAATTGTTtggaggagagaagaagaagaggagcaaG GGGTCGTTCAGGGGTCACCTGGCCGCCTCGCCCCAGCAGCCCTCGGCCCGCCGTCGGACCAATGAAAACGccgtggtgcatttcttcaggaGCCTT GTTTCCTCCCCTCCTCCTAAATCCACG GCCTCCGCGTCGCGAACCGAGAGCACGAAGTCGCCGGTCAGGAGACGCAGAGACCAAAGCACGCTGTCCAGGCTCTTCAACCTG TGA
- the LOC102237303 gene encoding myelin basic protein-like isoform X3 has protein sequence MAGPVWRAAATDTECLDRSQNQNQARCLRPHRPHPPRGAPGPSDGPPRPRQSDRTHPEGEAELGVGSVGSGSEPEPSAADIMATASTSGQSSFGLGKKKKSPGLMDQLSKLFGGEKKKRSKGSFRGHLAASPQQPSARRRTNENAVVHFFRSLVSSPPPKSTWREVLGLASASRTESTKSPVRRRRDQSTLSRLFNL, from the exons ATGGCCGGACCCGTGTGGAGGGCGGCAGCGACTGACACAGAATGTCTGGACCggagccagaaccagaaccaggccagATGTCTCCGCCCTCACCGACCTCACCCACCCCGCGGCGCTCCGGGGCCGAGCGACGGCCCGCCCCGACCGCGTCAGTCGGACCGAACACACCCCGAGGGAGAGGCAGAGCTGGGTGTTGGCAGCGTGGGcagcggatcagaaccagaaccctcCGCGGCAGATATAATGGCTACAGCGAGCACCTCGGGGCAGAGCAGCTTCGGGcttggaaagaagaagaagagtccCGGTCTGATGGATCAGCTAAGCAAATTGTTtggaggagagaagaagaagaggagcaaG GGGTCGTTCAGGGGTCACCTGGCCGCCTCGCCCCAGCAGCCCTCGGCCCGCCGTCGGACCAATGAAAACGccgtggtgcatttcttcaggaGCCTT GTTTCCTCCCCTCCTCCTAAATCCACG TGGAGAGAAGTCTTGGGTTTG GCCTCCGCGTCGCGAACCGAGAGCACGAAGTCGCCGGTCAGGAGACGCAGAGACCAAAGCACGCTGTCCAGGCTCTTCAACCTG TGA